In Rattus rattus isolate New Zealand chromosome 3, Rrattus_CSIRO_v1, whole genome shotgun sequence, one genomic interval encodes:
- the LOC116895723 gene encoding beta-1,3-galactosyl-O-glycosyl-glycoprotein beta-1,6-N-acetylglucosaminyltransferase 4, whose product MKILRCCFKYTLQQKVFILFLTLWLFSLLKLLNVGRLLFPQRDIYLVEYSLSTSPFVRNRFPDTGDAARDAVNCSGVYEHEPLEIGKSLEIRRRNIIDLEDGDVALMTSDCDIYQTLRQYHEKPVSRVEEDFPIAYSLVVHKDAIMVERLIHAIYNQHNLYCIHYDLKSPDAFKAAMNNLAKCFSNIFIASKLEAVEYAHISRLQADWNCLSDLLKSSVQWKYVINLCGQDFPLKSNFELVTELKKLRGRNMLETVRPPTGKMERFTYHHELRQVPYEYIKLPVKTNVSKGAPPHNIEVFVGSAYFVLSQAFVKYIFNSSLVKDFFAWSKDTYSPDEHFWATLIRIPGIPGGISRSSQDVSDLQSKTRLVKWNYYEGFFYPNCTGSHLRSVCIYGAAELRWLIKEGHWFANKFDSKVDPVLIKCLAEKLEEQQRKLIALSSEKSITEGNPKATHKIATGLRVSDTES is encoded by the coding sequence ATGAAGATACTCAGATGTTGCTTTAAATACACTCTCCAGCAGAAAGTCTTCATCCTCTTCTTAACCCTATGGCTGTTCTCCTTGTTAAAGCTTCTAAATGTGGGCAGGCTCCTCTTCCCTCAGAGGGACATTTACTTGGTTGAATACTCCCTGAGTACCTCACCATTTGTAAGGAACAGGTTCCCCGACACCGGGGATGCGGCCAGGGATGCAGTGAACTGCTCAGGGGTCTACGAGCACGAGCCGTTGGAAATCGGCAAGAGTCTGGAAATCAGAAGACGCAATATCATCGACCTGGAGGACGGTGATGTCGCACTGATGACAAGTGACTGTGACATCTATCAGACCCTAAGACAGTACCACGAAAAGCCCGTTTCAAGAGTGGAGGAGGACTTCCCCATAGCCTATTCACTGGTCGTCCACAAAGATGCCATTATGGTTGAACGGTTAATCCATGCTATTTACAACCAGCACAACCTTTACTGTATCCACTATGACCTGAAGTCACCAGACGCGTTCAAAGCTGCCATGAACAACTTGGCTAAGTGCTTCTCCAACATCTTCATCGCCTCCAAGTTAGAGGCCGTGGAGTATGCCCACATTTCCAGGCTCCAGGCTGACTGGAATTGCTTATCGGACCTTCTCAAGTCCTCCGTTCAGTGGAAGTACGTCATCAACCTATGTGGGCAAGACTTTCCCCTAAAGTCAAATTTTGAACTAGTGACAGAGCTGAAAAAACTCCGAGGAAGGAATATGTTAGAGACGGTGCGACCTCCCACAGGTAAGATGGAGAGGTTCACCTATCACCACGAACTCAGACAGGTGCCTTATGAGTACATAAAGCTGCCAGTAAAGACCAACGTCTCCAAGGGGGCACCCCCTCACAACATTGAGGTCTTTGTGGGCAGTGCCTACTTTGTTTTAAGTCAAgcatttgttaaatatattttcaacagcTCCCTCGTCAAAGACTTTTTTGCCTGGTCTAAAGATACATACTCTCCCGATGAACACTTTTGGGCCACCCTAATCCGGATACCAGGAATCCCCGGAGGAATTTCCAGATCGTCCCAGGACGTGTCTGACCTGCAGAGTAAGACCCGCCTGGTCAAATGGAATTACTACGAAGGCTTTTTCTACCCCAATTGCACTGGCTCTCACCTTCGAAGTGTGTGCATTTACGGAGCTGCAGAGTTACGGTGGCTCATAAAGGAAGGGCACTGGTTTGCTAATAAGTTTGATTCTAAGGTAGACCCTGTCCTGATTAAATGTCTGGCAGAGAAACTCGAAGAGCAACAGAGAAAGTTGATTGCTTTGTCTTCAGAGAAGTCCATTACAGAGGGAAACCCCAAAGCCACACATAAGATCGCTACAGGCCTGAGGGTGTCTGATACAGAGAGTTAA